Proteins from a single region of Apium graveolens cultivar Ventura chromosome 7, ASM990537v1, whole genome shotgun sequence:
- the LOC141670728 gene encoding histone H4 → MSGRGKGGKGLGKGGAKRHRKVLRDNIQGITKPAIRRLARRGGVKRISGLIYEETRGVLKIFLENVIRDAVTYTEHARRKTVTAMDVVYALKRQGRTLYGFGG, encoded by the coding sequence ATGTCTGGGCGTGGTAAGGGTGGCAAGGGATTGGGCAAAGGCGGAGCCAAGAGGCACCGCAAGGTCCTTCGAGACAACATCCAGGGCATTACCAAGCCTGCTATTCGTAGACTTGCTAGAAGAGGTGGAGTCAAGAGGATTTCAGGTCTCATTTACGAAGAGACTCGTGGTGTGCTTAAGATATTCTTGGAGAATGTTATTCGTGATGCGGTTACTTATACTGAGCATGCTAGGAGGAAGACTGTGACCGCTATGGATGTTGTTTATGCACTTAAGAGGCAGGGTAGGACTCTTTATGGCTTTGGTGGATAG